The Sphingobacteriales bacterium nucleotide sequence AAGAAAAGAGTGGAATGGCTATGAGTCTTGATGGAATTGGAAATATTATGAAACAATTTGGGTCGATGTACCAGAAAGAAGATGCGGAGCAAGAAAAACCAAATTATTCGATAACTAAAACTGGAAAAACGAAAACGATATTAGGTTATAGTTGTTCTGAATATTTAATCATTAGTAATGATAAAGATGAAAATACAGAAAGTAGCGTTTGGGTATCAAAAGATACAAAGATCATTCATTATAATATTATGAATGCATTAGGAAAAGATATGATAGAAAAGAGCAACACCTATAAAAATCAACTCAATGGTGCTGTATTGGAAATGCATTCTAAAAATTTAAAAACAGGCAATACTTATGATATGACTGTAATTGAACTCAATCAGAAAAGTATAAGCAAAGATTTATCTAACTATAAAATTACAAGTGGGTTTGATTTTAATGCAGAAGATTGATATAACCTAAGATAGAATTGATATAAAACAGAAACGCCTCAAACAATGTTTGAGGCGTTCTTATTCTGAAAGCAGAATAAATTAGTGAGCTTGTACTGTAGAGTCGATAACAGCAACGTTAGAGTCAACTGTTTCAACAACTTCATCTGCAACTTCTTCTGTTGTTTCTACTACTTCGTCAGTAGCTTCTTCTGCTTGTTTGCACGCTTGTACTCCTACAAATAATGTAGCAGCAGCAAATAATACGAATAATTTTTTCATTTTTAAAAATTGATTTGGTTGATGCAAATATAGTGTGTAAAATGATATATGCTGTAGAAAAGTTGTTAAAAAATGTAAAAAAAAAACCTCAAACATAATGTTTGAGGTTTTATCTTTAGTTGCAAACTAATATTAGTGAGCAGATACTGTTGAATCAACAGCTTGAACTGTAGAATCTACAGTTGCTACTGGCTCTTCAATAACTTCTTCAGTTGTTTCTTCTACTACTTCTTCAGTTGGCTCTTCAGCTGGTTTGCACGCTTGTACTCCTACAAATAATGTAGCAGCAGCAAATAATACGAATAATTTTTTCATTTCTTAATTTTTTAATTTAGTTTAAAATTCAATGCAAATATAAATAAGTGTATTTTATTTTTGGTAAACTCATTTATTAAATAATCATTAGATTTATTTTACTTTAATCCAAATCCCAATCTTTGGTTCTTTCAACTGCTTTTTTCCAACCTTTAATTAGTTTTAGTCTTCTTTCGTTATTCATTTTAGGTTTAAAACATGTATCTATTTTTTTGGTAGATTTTATTTTATCAATTGTAAAAAATCCAGTGTATAAGCCTGCAAAAAATGCTGCGCCAAGTGCAGTAGATTCAATAATTACTGGTCGCTCTACATCTTCTTCTATAATATCTGCTTGAAATTGCATTAAAAGATTATTGGCACATGCACCACCATCTACTCTTAATGTTTTTAACTCAAGTGTGGCATCTTTCTGCATGGCTTCAAGTATATCATTTGTTTGATAGGCTAATGACTCTAAAGTTGCTCTGATAAAATGTGTTTTTTCTGTTCCTCTTGTCAAACCAAAAACTGCACCTTTGGCGTACATATTCCAATATGGTGCACCCAAACCAACAAATGCTGGCACTACATAAACGCCACCTGTGTCATCTACTTTTAGTGCGTATTGTTCTGAGTCTGGTGCTGATTCTATAATTTTTAATCCATCACGTAGCCATTGTATTGCTGCGCCTGCAATAAATACACTACCTTCGAGTGCATATGTAATGGTATTATCAATTCCCCAAGCTATTGTTGTAATTAATCCAAATTGAGATTGTACCATTTTATTTCCTGTATTCATCAACATAAAACATCCAGTGCCATAGGTATTTTTTGCTGTGCCTTCTTCAAAACATGCTTGGCCAAATAGTGCGCTTTGTTGATCGCCTGCAACGCCTGTAATTGGAATTTCTTCATTGAAGAAAACATCTGGATCTGTGGTACCATAATTGTCTGATGAATTGAGTACTTTAGGTAAAATAGACATTGGCACATCTATTTCCATACAAAGGTTTTCATCCCATTTTAGTTCTTTAATATTATATATTAATGTTCTTGATGCATTTGTAAAATCTGTTGCATGTGTTTTGCCTTTAGTCAAATTCCAAATTAGCCAAGTATCTACAGTACAAAAAAGTAGTTTGCCAAGATGTGCTTTTTCTCTTGCATTTTCTACATTGTCTAATATCCAATTTATTTTTGTTCCTGAAAAATATGCGTCAATTACTAATCCTGTATTTTCTCTTACATATTCTTCTAGATTCCTTGCTTTTAGCTCATCGCAAAAACCGGCTGTTCTTCTGTCTTGCCAAACAATTGCATTATAAATTGGTTTTCCTGTTTCCTTGTCCCAAACAATTGTTGTTTCTCTTTGGTTGGTGATGCCTATTGCTTCAATCTCTGATGGTTTTATATTTGCCTTTGCAACTACTTCCTTTGCTGTATCTAGTTGTGTTTGCCAAATTTCTTCTGGGTTGTGTTCTACCCAACCTGGTTTTGGATAAATTTGTGTAAATTCTTTCTGTGCTACTGCAACTATTTTTGCATCTGCATCAAAGAGTATTGCTCTTGAGCTTGTTGTACCTTGGTCTAATGCTAAAATGTATTTCTTCATATAATCATTATTTTATTATGATTGGATCACCTAAAAAATGTGCTTCTGTATTTAAAATATATAAGTCTAAAAATAATTTTACTCTTGCCAATTTTTCTCTGAAGAAATTATAAATTCCTCTATTTGGATCAACATCGTGTGCATTGAATGCAATAGCATCTAAATTAAATTTATTGGCAATAACTAATGCTCGTTTGTTGTGAAATTCTTGAGAT carries:
- the glpK gene encoding glycerol kinase GlpK, encoding MKKYILALDQGTTSSRAILFDADAKIVAVAQKEFTQIYPKPGWVEHNPEEIWQTQLDTAKEVVAKANIKPSEIEAIGITNQRETTIVWDKETGKPIYNAIVWQDRRTAGFCDELKARNLEEYVRENTGLVIDAYFSGTKINWILDNVENAREKAHLGKLLFCTVDTWLIWNLTKGKTHATDFTNASRTLIYNIKELKWDENLCMEIDVPMSILPKVLNSSDNYGTTDPDVFFNEEIPITGVAGDQQSALFGQACFEEGTAKNTYGTGCFMLMNTGNKMVQSQFGLITTIAWGIDNTITYALEGSVFIAGAAIQWLRDGLKIIESAPDSEQYALKVDDTGGVYVVPAFVGLGAPYWNMYAKGAVFGLTRGTEKTHFIRATLESLAYQTNDILEAMQKDATLELKTLRVDGGACANNLLMQFQADIIEEDVERPVIIESTALGAAFFAGLYTGFFTIDKIKSTKKIDTCFKPKMNNERRLKLIKGWKKAVERTKDWDLD